The Geminicoccus roseus DSM 18922 DNA window GAAGGTGTAGCCGGTGACATCGGCGATGTCGGTCCGGTCCATCCGCATCTTGGCCCACGCCCAGCGCTCCTGGACGACGTCCTTCTTTGCTTCTGCCGAATCGGCGTTCCACAGATCACGGACGAGGTCCGACCAGGTCGGCTTGCTGTAGTTGTAGTAGCCGGGGTCCCGCTTGAGGTTGTCGATGATCCGTTCGGGGTTCTCGTCCGTCCAGTCGGAGAGCTGGATGATGTACTCGCGGTCGTAGCGGAACGGCTCGCGCTTTTGCGGCTCGATCACGATCGGCGCATAGACGCCAAGCTGCTCCTGGACGCCCGAGTGGCTGTGGAACCAGTAGGTGCCGGCCTGCCGGACCGGGAACCGGTAGGTGTGCGTGGTGCCCGGCATGATGCCGTCAAAGCCGTCGCTGACGCCGGGCACGCCATCTTCGGAACTCGGCAGCAGCAGTCCATGCCAATGGACCGACGTCACCTCGTCGAGACGGTTGGTGACGTTGATCGTGACGTCCTCGCCTTCCTTCAGCCGCAGCGGCGCGCCCGGGAATTGGCCGTTGATCACCATGCCGGGCCGGTCCACGCCGGTCACGTTGAGGGTCTGCTCTTCGATCACGAGATCATAGGTCCCGGCGACCAGGGAGGGTGAAGCCAGGGTGCTGGCGGCCGTCGCCGCCAGCACCAGGCCCAGAGCACCCAAGAAATTCCTGGGCATCATGTCATCCTTCGCTTCTGGGAGAGCGCATTCAGTCAGTTGCGGATCTTGATCGGACCGACCATGCCCGATTCGTAATGCCCGGGAATGTTGCAGGCGAACTCGAGCGCCGTGTCCTCGGTGAACGTCCAGACCAGTTCGGCCTTGGCACCCGGCTCGACCAGCACGCTGTTCGGGTCGTCGTGCTTCATCTCGGCCATGTCCATGCCACCCATCTTGGAGTGGTCCATGTTGTCCATGTCGTGGTTCATGCCGGTCGGCGTGAGCATGCCATGCTCCATCATCATCGCCATTTCCTGCTGATGCTCGGCATGCATGGCAGCCGTGCCGATGTTGAACTCGTGCAGGAATTCCCCGTTGTTGGTGAGCATGAACCGGATCGTTTCGCCGGCGCGCACCTGAACCGATTCCGGCTCATAGAAATTATCGTTCATCTTGATCTGGATGACGCGATCGGCATCCGAGGCATCGCCAGGCTTGCCGATCGACGAGCTGCCATGACCTGCGTCGGCCACGGCCGTGCCGACCGCGACCGAAGCCAGGAGCAGGGCGGCAACGGACAGACGGGCAGCGCCCGTCGCGAAAGTACGGAACATGTCAAAGTCTCCACGATCGATCTGATGGATTGCCGGTCTCGCCGAGGAGCGGCGGGCAGACACGGCAGAGCAGCCATGATGAGGGCAGTATCCGGACACGGATCCTCCCTGCGGAAGCGGTCATCTCGTACCGGTCCCGGACGGGAGGCGAACCTGCCTTTACTCAGATCTGGAGACGTGGAGGACGACGCGGGGGAGACCCCACGTTCGGGTGCGCCTTCTGGTTCATCCAAACGAAGCGGTGACGCGCGGAACGGAACGCTCCGCCGCCCGGCCTGACGAACCAGGCCGGCTCCGGGCAGACGCTAGAGCAGCACGGGTGCGAGTCGACGGTACGGTGCCCATGATCGGGGACTTCGCCGGGACAGGTCTTGGCAGGCGCACCAAGTTGCGGCTCACCGCTCCCGATGCTCGACAGATCCACCACGGAGGAGGTCGGCGACCACGCCGCCGCACGATCATGACCCGCCGCGGCGTCGACGCTTGCGAGCGTTCCAAGGGTCACCAGGGCGATGACGAGCCGTGCGATCAACCGTACCATCGTCGAGTCGGACAGACCTTAGTGGGTAGGAGCGCTATATAAGTGGGCTTCGACAGCACCCATCTAGGACAGCAACGGATCCCCGACTCCGAAAGCCGCCGGTGCCTTGTCATCGGGACAAATGAACAGAAGCCTCGCCAATTGCAACGGTGGTCAATCGGCGAAATCCGCTACTGTGACAAAGTGGCCGGTGGAGCGGATCCCTGGGGTTCCCGATTGCGCCTAGGCGGGAGACAGACCCGACATGCCAGGCCGCAGCGAGATTTCCAGGGGGTGCAGCCGTCAACGGACCCGTCGGCAACGCAGGCAGAAAGTTGCATGCGAGCGAGCAATATGGACCGGGCAAAGAGAGCTACTTACAGCCTCTTGTCGCAGGAAGTGTTCGATGCCACTCTACCCCACCATGTCCGACTGGCTCTCGCGCATCGCCCTTGCTCTGCTGTTCGTCTCCATCCTGGTGATGGGGGCTGCGACCTCCATGGCCACGGCCAGCAACGAGCCCTGCTTGATGGGCGCTCCTGCACAGATGGACGCGCAAGGGCCCAAGGCTGGGGACTGCGGCAGCACGGGTGGCGATATGGAGGCGCTGGCCTGTGCCGTGCCCTGTATGCTTTCCGCCCCTGCGGTTCTGCCTCAGACGTTGCCGATGCGGCTGCGCCAAGCGTCGGCGCCATCGTCGCGGGCCCAATCGCTCCTGGTCGGCAGGCAGGTCTCGCCCGACCCTCATCCGCCTAGATCCACCGCCACCGCCTGACGCAGCCCGGCCGCCCCGCGTGCCGGTCCCCCTGCGTCCGAACGCGTCTGGGATCTCCCCCACCTCAGGCAGCGTCCTCACGTCGACCGGAGGTCGATGACGTTCGCCATCTGCCGCGATCGCGGCACTGTCGAAGGTGGACAACAAATTGAACGTGATGATTTCCCGCAGGGCATTCGCTCTCGCAGGAACAGGGATCGTGGCGGCCGTGGCAAGGACGCCGCGGCCGGCGCAGGCGGCGGACCGGTATGATCACCGGATCGCGGCAGCGCCCTGGTGGGCCAACCTGAGGGGCGCGCCCGGTCCAGCCACCGCCGTCTGGGCCTACGATGGTCGTGTGCCGGGCCCGGTCCTCCGGGTGCGGCAGGGGACGCCGGTGCGCATCGCCGTGGAGAACCGGCTCGACCAGGATACCACCGTTCACTGGCATGGAATCCGGCTGCCCTTCGCCATGGATGGTGTGCCCGGCCTGACCCAGCCGCCGATCAAGCCGGGTGGCCGCTTCGTCTACGAGTTCACCCCACCCGATGCCGGTACCTTCTGGTACCACCCGCACGCCAACAGCCTGCAACAGATTGGCCGCGGTCTTGCAGGAGCGCTGATCGTCGACGAGGCCGAGCCTGTGGACGTCGACCGTGACGTCCTCTGGATGCTCGCGGACTGGCGGCTGACCAAGGAAGGGCAGGTCGCTCCCGGCTTCGGCAATGCCATGGAAGCGGCGATGTCCGGCCGTGTCGGGAACACCGTCACGATCAATGGGGCGACGCCAGCCGACCAGCCGGTACGGGCTGGCGAGCGTATCCGCCTGCGCCTCGTCAACGCCGCTCTCGCCCGCATCATGGCCTTGCGCTTCGAGGGTCATCGCCCGGTGGTCGTGGCGGTCGATGGCCAGCCATGCCAGCCATTCCAGCCAGAAGAACACCTGCTGCTCCTCGGCCCGGCCATGCGTCTGGACGTCATGCTCGACATGCAGGGCGAACCCGGCCGCCGCTACCCGGTCATCGACGACTTCTACGACGGCTTGGCCTATCCACTCACCCATCTGGCCTACCTCCGGCAGGAGCCGCTCCGTCGGAGCGGTTCCGGCGGGGTGTCGACCCTGCCGCCCAACCCTTTGCCGATTCCCGACCTGGACGCGGCCGAGCGGCATGAACTCGTGCTTCAGGGCGGCATGATGGGCGGGGACGCTTTGGCGAACGCCGGCAAGATGCAGGGGAGTGGCATCTGGGCGATCAACGGCGTGTCGATGCACGGCGACGGCCACGCAGGCATGACGCCGTCCCTCGTCCTTCCCCGCGGCACCAGCCACATCCTGGCGCTGCGCAACGAGACGGCCTGGTGGCATCCCATGCATCTGCACGGCCACAGCTTCCTCCTGCTCAGCCGGAACGGCTCGAACGTTCCACACCAGCAGTGGGGCGATACGGTCTTACTGGCCCCGTGGGAGCGGGTCGAAATCGCCTTCGTCGCGGACAACCCGGGCGACTGGATGCTGCATTGCCACGTCACGGACCATCAGGTGACCGGCATGATGACCATCCTCCGGGTCGACTGATCATGATTTTACTTACGGAGACGATCATGAACCGAATTCTGCGCCTTGGCGCCATCATCACGCTGCTGGCTCCGCCGATGCAGGCCATGGCTCAGCAGACCTCCGCGGTCCTCTACAAGAACCCGCAATGCGGATGCTGCGAGGGCTATGCGGACTATCTGCGGGACAATGGATTCGAGGTCGACGTGAAGCCGACCAACGATCTCGCCGAGATCAGCCGCAGAGCCGGCGTGCCCGAGGATTTCCAGGGATGCCATGTCACCTTTGTCGATGGGTATGTGGTGGAGGGCCATGTGCCCGTAAACCTGGTGCGCAAGCTCCTGTCCGAACGCCCCGACATCGCCGGCATCACTCTTCCCGGCATGCCCATGGGATCACCCGGGATGGGTGGTGCCAAGGAGGAGCCGTTCAAGGTCTACGCTGTCGGCCAGGATGGGGCGCCCACCGTCTACGCAACGGAATGATCAGGATGGCCGGTGCCGTTACGCGGCAGGTCCATGCTGAAGCGATACGGTCGCGGGTCCGCCAGTTTCGGGGAGAACGGTCTTGAACCGACGGATCGTCGCGGTGGTGGCGGCTGTGCTCGCCTTGGCCGGACCTGCCGGGGCGATGGAGGTGCCCGCCGACTTCGCGCTCGCCGAGACACCCAGAGCCCTGCCGGCGCTTGCCTTCGAGGACGCCGATGGGCAGCCGCGGCTGCTCACCGACTACAAGGGCAAGGTCGTGCTGCTCAATCTCTGGGCGACTTGGTGTCTGCCCTGCCGCACCGAGATGCCGACCCTGGACCGCCTGCAGGCGACCCTTGGTGGCGACGTATTCCAGGTCGTCGCGTTGTCGATCGATCGCAAGGGTCCGGAGGCGGTGCGGGACTTCTATGCCGAGATCGGGGTCGAGCAGCTCGATCTTCTGATCGACCCGTCGGGTCGGGCGGCCAGCACTCTTGGGGCGGTCGGGCTGCCGACCACCCTCCTGATCGACCGGCAGGGGCGCGAGATCGGCAGATTGGTTGGCCCTGCGGAATGGGATGCCCCGGAGATGATCGATTTCTTCCAGCAGGTCATCGCGCAGCCGGACGATGTTCCCGTCACAGCGCCGGCCATGGAGCAGTGAGCATGACCGACCAGGCAATGGGGCAACCCGACCCGGGATTTTCTGCGGGGAGAAGCCTTGCCGTTGTTCGCCGTCGCCTCGGCTGGCGCGGGTGGCTGCTGCTCGGTGGCGCCATCGTGGTCGCAGGCCTCGCCCTCAACTGGAGCTGGCTCGTCGCAGCGGGCGTGGCACCAATCCTCCTGAGCCTGCTGCCGTGCACGATCATGTGCGCGCTCGGCCTGTGCATGAAGAAGACCGGCGCCGGCGTCGCTGGTTCTCACCCTGTCCGCGACGTCGCTGGCACGGACAACCCGCTCGATGCGGTCGCTCCGATGTCCGTGACGCCCGGCATGTCCGGCGGCCATGGCAAGCGCCTCCTGCCTTGAGTGCCGCCGGACAATCCAAGCCGACCATCAAAGGAGAAAGCCGCCCCAGATAATCGACTTTTGAAACATCCTCCCTTCAATCACCAATGGAAAGACTACCGATGCGCTACTCCATGAAGCTTCTTGCTGTTGCGGCCACGCTCGTTGCTGGCCTCGCGGGTGCCAACGCCCTTCACGCCCAGGACGCTCCGACGTCGAACGACAAACCTGATTCGATGATGGGTTCGGGAATGATGGGCAACGACGGCATGATGAAGATGATGTCCCGGATGAGCGAGATGATGGAAAACTGCAACAACATGATGCAGGCCATGAACATGAAGAGTGAAGGCCACTCGGACATGCCGATGAAGCCGAAGATGCAGCAGCCCGACAACCAGGGCTGACCAAGTCAACCGGCGCTGTCCGCTCTTTCTTCCGAAGGGGCGGACAGCCTCGCCTCTGCAGGTGATCATCATGCCGACCCGACGACGTGCCATTCTGACGCTTGTCCTGGCGTCGACGATCGCTTCCCCGGCCTTTGCCCATTCCCTTCAGGAAGTCGAGCAGCAACTTCATGACAAGGAACCGCACGCCCAGCTGGTCGACAGCCAGGCCCCAGACTTCACGCTGCAGGATTCGGATGGTCGTGTCGTCCGCCTTGCGGACTATCGCAGCAAGGTCGTCGTCCTGAACTTCGTCTACGCGAGTTGCCCGGACGTGTGCCCCTTGCAGGTGGAGAAGATGGCGAAGCTCCAGGAGATGATCAACGCGACCCCGATGAAGGGGCAGGTCGCGTTCGTCACCGTGACAACCGATCCCAACCGCGACACGAGCCAGGTCCTGCGGGAGTATGGCCCAGCCCATGCTCTAGACCCGACAAACTGGACCTTTCTCACGGCTGCACCGGATCAGCCCGCCGATGCTACCCGAGCCCTTGCACGGGCCTACGGCCTGGAGTTCACGCCCTCGGCCGACGAAATGCAGATGCACGGGGCGGTCACGCACGTAATTGACCAGGATGGGCGCCTACGCGCCCGGTTCCACGGCCTCGATTTCCAGCCGGTCCATTTTGTCGTGTACGTCAACGCGTTGGCGAACCGCGCCCAGGCAGGCCACCCGCATGAAGCCCCACCTATCTGGGACAGGATAAGAAATCTGTTCTGACGGCTTGTCGAGGGAGGAAGGACGACGTGATCTCGAACATCGGGCTCGTAGGCGCTTTCGTGGCGGGCATCATCTCCTTCCTGTCGCCGTGCGTGCTGCCCTTGGTGCCAGGATACGTCTCCTACATTTCCGGGAACAGCCTGGCGCAAGGCGGCACCGGGACGCGAAGTCCGCGGTCGACGCTGCTGCTGAGCAGTTGCTTCGTTCTTGGCTTTTCGACGATCTTTGTCCTGTTCGGTGCCAGCGCTACCGCGCTAGGCCGGCTTTTGCTCTCGTTCCGCTACGAAGCCACGATCGCAGGCGGACTGATCGTCGTCCTGTTCGGGGTGTTCATGACCGGCCTCGTCCGGATTCCCTGGCTGGAGCAGGACCTGCGCTTTCATGGCGACGTGCGCGCCGGTCGACCGGCTGGCGCCTATCTTCTCGGAACGGCGTTCGGCTTCGGCTGGACCCCGTGCATTGGCCCGGTGCTGGGCGCCATCCTCACCGCGAGCGCGCTGTCGGCGTCCGTCACCAGCGGCATCCTTCTGCTCGCCATCTATTCGCTGGGCCTGGGCGTGCCCTTTATCGTCTCCGCCGCCTTCGCGGACGGGCTGATGCGGCGGCTGAGGACGATGCGACGCGCTGGCCGATACCTTCAGGTCGGCGCCGGCGTGGTGATGATCCTGATGGGCGTCGCCATGATCACCGGCCGCCTGTCTCTCTTCTCGTACTGGTTGCTGGAGAACTTTCCCCTGCTGGCCCGGATCGGATGAAGACGGCCAATGAACGGCAAGAGCTTGCGCGGCCGCCACTTTCGCATCCTGGGCCGAACGCCGCCAACTCTTGGCGATCGGCGAACCAGACAGAGCTTCTTGGTCGAACTTGGCTGCGTGAGCAGCATGGAGGAGGACACCAGATGAAACGCACGTCGATCATCCTTGCGGGAGCACTCGTGGCTTCCGCGGTCGGCTGGCCTGCCATGGCCCAGCAGACCCCATCCGGACCGGTCACGTCGGCGCCTGCCGCAGAAACCGACGCGTTCGGCGAACGGGTGCGCGCCTACCTGCTGCAGCACCCCGAGGTCATCATGGAGGCCGTGCAGATCTTCCAGGATAGGCAGCAGGCTGCCCAAGAGGAGAACGTGAAGAGCACGATCGCCGCCCGGAGCGACGATATCTTCCACGATCCCACCTCCCCGGTGGGCGGGAACCCGGACGGCGATGTCACGCTGGTCGAGTTCTTCGACTACAACTGCCCCTATTGCCGAGCGGTAGCGCCGACCATGGCGGAGCTGCGCGCCGCCGACCCGTCCTTGCGGCTGGTCTACAAGGAGTTTCCCATCCTCGGGCCGGACTCGGAAGTCGCCGCCCGTGCCGCGCTCGCGGCGGATCGGCAAGGCAAATACGAGGACTTCCATGACCGGCTGATGCAGGGAGAGGACAAGGTGACCGCCGACAAGGTCTTCGAGGTGGCCGCCCAGGTGGGGCTGGACCTGCCGAGGCTCAAGCAGGATATGGCCGATGCCGCCACCGATCGCGCCATCGAAGATACGCGTGCCCTTGCGGTTGCCTTGGGCATCAACGGCACGCCGGGCTTTGTCATCGGCGACCAAATCATTCCGGGTGCCGTAGAACGCGCGACGCTGGAGGGCCTGATCGCCGAGCAGCGGACCAAGTCGGAGAATCCTTGAATCCTCGATGTTTTCCGACCTTGGGCGGCAGACGCACCTTGCATGAGCCGACCGGGCGCGAGAGCCCAAAAAAACCAACGCAGCGTCCCTTGACCTTCCAACGATGGTAAGCCTCACATGATAGGCAAGCAGTAGAACGGGAGCATTCGATGCTGCATCTCCAAGTCCC harbors:
- a CDS encoding SCO family protein; protein product: MPTRRRAILTLVLASTIASPAFAHSLQEVEQQLHDKEPHAQLVDSQAPDFTLQDSDGRVVRLADYRSKVVVLNFVYASCPDVCPLQVEKMAKLQEMINATPMKGQVAFVTVTTDPNRDTSQVLREYGPAHALDPTNWTFLTAAPDQPADATRALARAYGLEFTPSADEMQMHGAVTHVIDQDGRLRARFHGLDFQPVHFVVYVNALANRAQAGHPHEAPPIWDRIRNLF
- a CDS encoding TlpA family protein disulfide reductase; protein product: MNRRIVAVVAAVLALAGPAGAMEVPADFALAETPRALPALAFEDADGQPRLLTDYKGKVVLLNLWATWCLPCRTEMPTLDRLQATLGGDVFQVVALSIDRKGPEAVRDFYAEIGVEQLDLLIDPSGRAASTLGAVGLPTTLLIDRQGREIGRLVGPAEWDAPEMIDFFQQVIAQPDDVPVTAPAMEQ
- a CDS encoding multicopper oxidase family protein; the protein is MISRRAFALAGTGIVAAVARTPRPAQAADRYDHRIAAAPWWANLRGAPGPATAVWAYDGRVPGPVLRVRQGTPVRIAVENRLDQDTTVHWHGIRLPFAMDGVPGLTQPPIKPGGRFVYEFTPPDAGTFWYHPHANSLQQIGRGLAGALIVDEAEPVDVDRDVLWMLADWRLTKEGQVAPGFGNAMEAAMSGRVGNTVTINGATPADQPVRAGERIRLRLVNAALARIMALRFEGHRPVVVAVDGQPCQPFQPEEHLLLLGPAMRLDVMLDMQGEPGRRYPVIDDFYDGLAYPLTHLAYLRQEPLRRSGSGGVSTLPPNPLPIPDLDAAERHELVLQGGMMGGDALANAGKMQGSGIWAINGVSMHGDGHAGMTPSLVLPRGTSHILALRNETAWWHPMHLHGHSFLLLSRNGSNVPHQQWGDTVLLAPWERVEIAFVADNPGDWMLHCHVTDHQVTGMMTILRVD
- a CDS encoding DUF411 domain-containing protein, with translation MNRILRLGAIITLLAPPMQAMAQQTSAVLYKNPQCGCCEGYADYLRDNGFEVDVKPTNDLAEISRRAGVPEDFQGCHVTFVDGYVVEGHVPVNLVRKLLSERPDIAGITLPGMPMGSPGMGGAKEEPFKVYAVGQDGAPTVYATE
- a CDS encoding cupredoxin domain-containing protein; this encodes MFRTFATGAARLSVAALLLASVAVGTAVADAGHGSSSIGKPGDASDADRVIQIKMNDNFYEPESVQVRAGETIRFMLTNNGEFLHEFNIGTAAMHAEHQQEMAMMMEHGMLTPTGMNHDMDNMDHSKMGGMDMAEMKHDDPNSVLVEPGAKAELVWTFTEDTALEFACNIPGHYESGMVGPIKIRN
- a CDS encoding DsbA family protein, coding for MKRTSIILAGALVASAVGWPAMAQQTPSGPVTSAPAAETDAFGERVRAYLLQHPEVIMEAVQIFQDRQQAAQEENVKSTIAARSDDIFHDPTSPVGGNPDGDVTLVEFFDYNCPYCRAVAPTMAELRAADPSLRLVYKEFPILGPDSEVAARAALAADRQGKYEDFHDRLMQGEDKVTADKVFEVAAQVGLDLPRLKQDMADAATDRAIEDTRALAVALGINGTPGFVIGDQIIPGAVERATLEGLIAEQRTKSENP
- a CDS encoding cytochrome c biogenesis CcdA family protein, producing MISNIGLVGAFVAGIISFLSPCVLPLVPGYVSYISGNSLAQGGTGTRSPRSTLLLSSCFVLGFSTIFVLFGASATALGRLLLSFRYEATIAGGLIVVLFGVFMTGLVRIPWLEQDLRFHGDVRAGRPAGAYLLGTAFGFGWTPCIGPVLGAILTASALSASVTSGILLLAIYSLGLGVPFIVSAAFADGLMRRLRTMRRAGRYLQVGAGVVMILMGVAMITGRLSLFSYWLLENFPLLARIG